Below is a window of Zygotorulaspora mrakii chromosome 3, complete sequence DNA.
ATTTTACGCGCAAAGCCAGATGATGACAATACGGTGGGGTGCATCAAGTAAAGCTTTAATGCATACGCTTGGGCAGGTTCATCATTTGTTTGCTTGAGGAAATCTGTAAAGTTAAGACGCGTCATTTTATGCCCTATTAGGGAGCAATCTGGTACCATCGTTTGAGAAAGCATCAGGAAAACGCTATCATGGAATATATCTGGTAGGTCATTTGAGTTCGATGCCAATCTCGTAAGCAAGTATCCCTGCAGTAATAGAACAACTGGATCCTGTAATATCTTGGGGAAAGACCATTTTATTGTCCTAGGCAAATTATTTCGAAGTATGTAAAGCAAAAATGCTTCATCATCACGTATTGCCAACGAAAGATTGAGAAGCTTCGAGGTAAACACTATTATCTCCATGTTTATGGATGGCTCGGCAGTCAGAAATTCCAAATCATCTTgatatttcagaaaatcacccatattttttaagtCATTAAAATGATGCGTGGTAACATTATCCCTATTTTCGCTTACTTTGTCTCTGGATTTATTTCCCTCTATTGTTCTCTCCTgttcatcaattgaaagTTCATCTGATTTGCCTTGGAGCATAGTTCGAGCCCTTCCGTAAGTCACTTTTCCATCGTCTTCATGATCACTAGCCTGCAGCAACTGTTCCagatcattttgaaatgtcTTCTGAATTGAATAGTCGTCAATGTTTTGAAAGGAAGATAGTAATTCGTTAACGTCCTCTACTGTTTCTTCTAATGGGCTCTTTGACGTATGAGCGCTGGAAGGTCCATCATTATCATAGCATTTCTTTTCGTAGTtaacttttctcttctttttgcaGCTATTATTCTCCTCCAAAAAGTcgaatattttcaaatcagaagTAGTGACTGATTTGTCAAAGCTGGTTGCCATTGTTACTAGAATGGACTCATCTTCAGTTTCGATGCTTGCTCCGGAATGCGCTTCTACATCATCCACATTATAATCTTTAGCATACTGACAGGGATTGCTAAAATCGCTCAGCAACGAGGACTGATCTTCGTTTGGGGTATTTTCGTCCTCTTGGATTTCGCTTACTTCAATATCGCCTTCATCACTAAATTCCACTTCTTCGGATTCGCGTAGTTTTTTATAATAAACTGCCACTGAACTACTACGTTTGCCGTATGCTCTCATGAGGCTCAATACTCAAGTGTTCAGTTTGGTTCTGAAAGCCTCATCTTCTCCATTGGTATATACATGTCCTTTCTTGACGCGTCTTTAAGCGCCCAGCTGATCGTGATCACGAACTATATCACAAAACAAAAGTAGAAAAAGTGGAACACTTAAAATACAATTTAGACGTGAGAGCACTTTCCCtaagaaatttttcacttaaGAATCTGTTCCAGATACGAG
It encodes the following:
- the RAD61 gene encoding Rad61p (similar to Saccharomyces cerevisiae RAD61 (YDR014W); ancestral locus Anc_3.235) encodes the protein MRAYGKRSSSVAVYYKKLRESEEVEFSDEGDIEVSEIQEDENTPNEDQSSLLSDFSNPCQYAKDYNVDDVEAHSGASIETEDESILVTMATSFDKSVTTSDLKIFDFLEENNSCKKKRKVNYEKKCYDNDGPSSAHTSKSPLEETVEDVNELLSSFQNIDDYSIQKTFQNDLEQLLQASDHEDDGKVTYGRARTMLQGKSDELSIDEQERTIEGNKSRDKVSENRDNVTTHHFNDLKNMGDFLKYQDDLEFLTAEPSINMEIIVFTSKLLNLSLAIRDDEAFLLYILRNNLPRTIKWSFPKILQDPVVLLLQGYLLTRLASNSNDLPDIFHDSVFLMLSQTMVPDCSLIGHKMTRLNFTDFLKQTNDEPAQAYALKLYLMHPTVLSSSGFARKIFNLVGQKKNANLIFQSIETLLTTETKHHIEQNQKEALLLLQKLIRHPEFEKDENYVKSMILLTNGTSILSMLPVQEKIHAYTQSIEFVLLHMEVESGSMFDIRLLHLGLALNIITQCEDIEPQESQWVRARKTLQNADQNGSNEIERFAVHMLYLNLAYMIHRLQKSVSGRERTSIISMLKRFDEETANYNENIHEKINVALHKLL